A stretch of Kaistella flava (ex Peng et al. 2021) DNA encodes these proteins:
- a CDS encoding polysaccharide lyase family 7 protein — protein sequence MKFVFFITMVLITLNSCSRAESNFVHSTIEPALPVTGYANINLSNWKVTLPVDVDNNGSPDEYSAAQLRDGGYRSLSAVKPFMYDDPTDQSLVFYTYPGTSTSNSDYSRTELREMINPINSKLNWTLTQGGIMEGKLKMVSITPDASNSGNNFHRVIVMQIHGIISTADMEKYGFTSNSAPPLLKIFWIDGRIKAYKKTLVNSNTTGVNLYSSSSSIWTDISHDFGVVGNDPFTLKIVASTGKLAVTLNGSNTHVFEDISLTKWPFENYFKAGNYLITTDPAAKSILKYYQLNVIH from the coding sequence ATGAAATTTGTATTTTTTATAACAATGGTTTTAATTACTCTAAATAGTTGTTCTAGAGCAGAGAGTAATTTTGTCCATTCTACAATAGAACCAGCCCTCCCTGTAACAGGTTATGCAAATATTAATTTATCAAATTGGAAAGTAACATTACCGGTTGATGTAGATAACAATGGAAGTCCCGATGAATATTCTGCCGCTCAGCTCCGAGATGGTGGATACCGTTCGCTAAGTGCCGTGAAACCGTTTATGTATGACGACCCCACGGACCAGTCACTTGTTTTCTATACTTATCCGGGAACCTCCACTTCAAATAGCGATTATTCCAGAACAGAGCTTAGGGAAATGATTAACCCGATCAACAGTAAGTTAAACTGGACTTTAACGCAGGGTGGGATCATGGAAGGAAAATTAAAAATGGTGTCAATAACTCCGGATGCCTCAAATTCTGGAAATAACTTTCACCGCGTTATTGTCATGCAGATTCATGGTATCATTTCTACCGCAGATATGGAGAAGTATGGATTTACTTCTAACAGTGCGCCGCCACTGTTGAAAATCTTTTGGATAGACGGACGTATAAAAGCCTACAAGAAAACATTAGTGAACTCCAATACTACCGGCGTCAACTTGTATAGCAGTTCCAGCAGTATTTGGACAGATATTTCACATGACTTCGGAGTCGTCGGAAATGACCCGTTTACATTAAAAATTGTAGCAAGTACGGGAAAATTAGCGGTTACTTTAAATGGTAGCAATACTCACGTTTTTGAAGATATCAGTTTAACGAAATGGCCTTTTGAAAATTATTTCAAAGCTGGTAATTACTTAATTACAACTGATCCTGCAGCAAAATCAATTTTAAAATATTATCAATTAAATGTAATTCATTAA